Proteins found in one Megalobrama amblycephala isolate DHTTF-2021 linkage group LG5, ASM1881202v1, whole genome shotgun sequence genomic segment:
- the haus2 gene encoding HAUS augmin-like complex subunit 2, which produces MNPWDPITYTVTPAAKILARCVTSGTMTQEELDAIPRESEVFSSSLLEAEQLSRIRHDLDQTNLDLELLRLERDGADVTHSHYLSQRFASLQQFTSHLQEVLREQTVLRERLTKPLCQQNLPIQADLHRYVVELMGMVVEFIQNLEVKIKMVREIPNTDSYLSDLNNGRTQLLAQVTEVENLYKQVLKRRGHSQTRLVDKDFQNENHSLFVQDTSGQ; this is translated from the exons ATGAATCCCTGGGACCCCATTACTTACACAGTGACACCTGCTGCTAAGATTTTAGCAAGATGTGTAACATCAGGCACCATGACACAG GAGGAGCTTGATGCTATCCCACGGGAATCAGAAGTCTTCTCCTCGTCTTTACTTGAAGCTGAACAGCTCAGCAGAATTAGACATGATCTTGATCAG ACTAATTTAGATTTAGAGCTGCTGAGGCTGGAAAGAGACGGTGCAGACGTCACTCACAGTCATTACCTCA GTCAGAGGTTTGCTTCCTTGCAACAGTTTACTTCCCACCTTCAGGAAGTGTTGCGAGAACAGACAGTCCTGCGAGAGAGACTTACAAAGCCACTGTGTCAGCAGAACCTGCCCATTCAGGCTGATCTTCACAG ATATGTGGTAGAGCTCATGGGGATGGTGGTGGAGTTTATTCAGAACTTGGAAGTGAAAATTAAGATGGTTCGAGAAATTCCAAACACTGATAGTTATCTGAGTGATCTG AACAACGGCCGAACTCAACTGCTGGCTCAGGTCACTGAGGTCGAGAACCTGTACAAGCAAGTTCTTAAGCGACGAGGACATTCACAGACACGTCTAGTTGATAAAGATTTTCAGAAtgaaaatcactcactgtttGTTCAGGATACTAGTGgacagtaa